The sequence CATCAACTAAGTCCCAGTTATTAATGTACAGAGTATTTCTTAGATACATGTCTACAATATTCTTTTTATCCTGCTCTGTTGTTGCTTTCTCAAACTTGTAGACTAATATTATTAATGCTGTAAATCGATATTCATGAATTGGTTCTCTTAATAGCTCCTGAGCAGTCTCTAACGATACATTTCGATAATGTTTCATTGCAATTTTGCGTTGATCAGGCACTCTTATACCTATAAATTGATCTCCTTCACCATAACCACCGGGTACTGCCTTAAAAAATTTTGGAAGAAATTCGGCCTTGTCATGGTTAATATAACAATTTAAATCATGTTTTATCTGATCTAAATCTTTCAAAACTATCACCCCAAAATTAGATTTAATTAATGTTGTTTTTGCACTCCTTAAAATAGAACATTAGAGATATGAACCGATAACGTTCCTGGCATTACTAACGCGCCTAAGAGTACTGCTTTAACTAGTGCTCCTAGTGGGATTGTCCCTGAATTTGCCGGTATATCTATCAATGCATTACAACCAACCATTGATCTCATTACACTTGATGCTTGTTTACCTATTTGCCTTGCAATCCATTGTCCTTTTTCGTAATTTAGATGCACCCTTAAATACCTGCGTTGAGTGCTTTTTTATTAAATCGATCTCCTGAAAAGCATCAAGAATTTTATCAGCTATTGCTGTTTTATCATCGAAAAATATATCTTGCGCTTCTTCCAGTTCAACTGCTTTAAATTTCATTATCTATACTCCTTTTCTAAAGCTGTAATGAGGACCCCTAGTTAGTATTAAATAGAATATAGTTATTTTCCCATACATTACATATCCTGGCAAACCCATAAGATGGACTACAAAAATTGTGTATTGAATTTCACTAAATTGGCAAAATAAATATTACTAACTAGTTTGGGGGTATTATTATGATTCAGGTTGGGAACTTTCACATTGGTACAACTAATAGCGTTACACCACCAAAGATAGATATTGGTGAAGCATTTATATTATCACAGCATTTGTATTATAGATATAGTTGTCTAGAACAAACTCATAAATATTACAACTGGGCAAATGATGCTGATTTTGTAACGCTTATTAAAGCAGGATTGAATTATTTGGAAAAGGAAATATCTTTAGTAGAGGAACAATTGGATAAATATAAAGTACCTCAACCAAGTAGGTCACCAAAAAGTGTTAAGATTTCTAAAGACGTAAATAATAGTTCATTAATTAGTGACCAATTTTTATTTGAGCAAATGCGCAATGGGTGTATAGCAGCGGTAGAGAAAAACCTTCGTAATGCTGTGATGATCCTTAACAATGATTCCTTACGTGTTATGTTTATAGACTTTGTAAAAGAGGAAATGGAAATATTGCTTAATCTCTTTAAATATGGAAAGTTAAAAGGTTGGTTGCCAGTATATCCAATTTATAAGGCAGATTGAGAGTGTTAACAACCATGCGTTAAGAATAAATCATATAACGTTCTGCAAATATGAGAAGTTTACTTTGAGCCAGTAAAAAGGGCGTGCCCTGCATGGTAAAATAGAACTTCAATATTTCTGAAACCTGCATTTTTCAACCATTTCAACTGACTCGCAAGTATAGAAGGCTTATCAACTGGATCAGGATAATAGAATATATTCCATTGTTCTCGTTCAAAAAACTTGTAAGCCCTTAAATCCCCGTAAAAACTCATAGATTGTTCTTCTACAATTTCATCCCACTCTCGTGCTGCTATTAGTCTTGACTCCTCTGTAACGGGTTTGATTATATCAGCAATAATGAATCTTCCTTTTCTCTTTAGACCAGAGTAGAGTCTTTTAAAAAGCATTTCTTTTTCACTATCATTTAAATGATGGATAGCTAATATACTAGTAAAACAATCCACTTTGCCGAGATTTTCTTCCCAACTTTGTTTATGTATGTCAAATTTTTTAAATGTCACCCTATCCGCACAAGAAGTTAATCTATCTTTTGCATAATTCAACATTTTTTCGCAACCATCTAATGCTATGACCTTTGATTTAGGGTATCTTTTCAAGATAGATTCTGCGAGCCACCCTCCACCAACGCAAATATCTACGACTGTAAATTCATTTTGAGAGTAGGTGAATAGTAAATCAATTAATATCTTTTCCATCTTTTCGCGATATGGCACAAGTGCTTTTCCAAATTGTAAAAATTGCTCTGAATCCGATTCATTCCACTTGATTTCCCTGTCAATAGAGCTGATATCATTCATCAATAATAAGCCACCTTTTTAGAAACCTAATTCAACTTTAACGTCTACTATGCATTTTCTCCTGTCCTCATGACAGTATGAATAATCATTACCCAGTCTCCAGAGTTATTAGTACAATCTCAGGTCGATTATAAAACCTAATAGGTAACACACTTTCTCCTAGACCACCATTAATCACCATTTTTGTGAGGTTTGATGAAAATAGTCCATAATCTAACTTTGGAAAAAATCCTTGCCCTGGTGCAATAATTGCATGCTTCCGCCCGCGTCTAAGGACTTGGCGCACTATAGTACTGGTATTTCTACGCATTGCAAAAGGCACAATGCTAGAACTACTGGCGCAAGTTTTGTTTTTATGTCCTCTCAAAGCTCATTACTTTTTTTATTATAAAATTCTTTATAATCATTAGCTAAAGCTTTAGTAAATCTATCTAAGGCAATAAATATTACACTTGAAATAGAAAAAAAGAGACTGTATTCATCTACTGCTTCATTGTCAATAAAAAAACTAATAACTTTCTGATACCCATTAAAAAATCCATATGCTACCAAGAAAAAATATGCAATAAGTCGTCTAAGATTGACAATTATTTTATCTTCATTAAATTTAAGTTTATCAAAGTATATCCAAAAATTTACATAGAGAGGAAATACAATATATGCAATGTAATACACACTAATTGGCCACTCTAATAGAAGCAAAAATCGAAATATTATTTGTATTAACACAAGAAGAATTATTAAACTAAATCCATTTTTACCAAAATAACCTAAACGGCTGAAAAAGTAATTCTCATTATGAAACTTCTTATTTCTTATCCCAGCTAAATCAAAAAAGGAAGCCTGTTTAGGTGTTTGTTTCCTCAGGGTAATTAAGATTGCTGAATTGATAAAGGAATATATAACATAAGGAATAAAGGCCCAATATTTTGCTTTACACATTACAATAAGAAATAAAATTGAGAAAGCCAGAAAAGCAAATTCTAAAATTATAATGCTTAATCTAAACTTTGATAACCATGGAACAATTTTTTGCGCGATTTTATTTGAAATCAATTCCAATTCATTGAATAGCTTACCTATTCCCCAATTAACAACTAATCCGAATAATATAATTGTGAGAATTGAAGGGACTACTATTTTAAGATTGGTCAAAACCTGATAATCCACACTCTTAATCCCCCTGTTATACTTAGTGTAGAAGCCCACCATTCAGGAGGCCGCCAGATGCCCCTTAAACATTATACGAAAATAATCTTACTTAGGACCATGTATTGCGTGATTTGCTTTATGTACATCTTCTTTTTTCACTAGAATTTCATAGTTGGTTCGGATACTTGAACCAATTGCTATTCTAGATTGTCCTGTACCACCAAAACTATTATTGTCGGTTCTCGTTTTGGTTTTTATTCCATTGTCTAATAGTCTTCCCCTCATGGTAGCAAATTCCTGAAGATTGCTTGTCATGTAAATAGTCTCCCAACCAAAAAACATTCCCATAATTTTCTTCAGCATTTTAATTCGCCCCTCTCCTAATCACAATCCCACTTACTATATTGTCAATTTTCCAAGCATATTTTTCTATCCAATATCGTTTCCCGCTATAAGATACTGAAAAAGGTCTCCCATCAACCTCCAATTCAATTGTTGCATAGATATCTCTACCATTCCAATTTACTGTATCTGCGATGTCACTTGGTTTTGACATTAGAATCAAATTTGTTCCTTTATCTAGTCCTTTTTCCTCGATAAAAAGATTGATCAAACCTTCTGAGTGACTATCTGCAACCCATCTCTTATATCCCCCACCACAGGCTGAAGCATCAAAACTTACTGGAGCAAAGTGTAAATACACTACCACTATTCCTATAACTATAATTATCGTAATAACTATCTTTTGTCCTCTTTTCATTACCTTTGCTCAACCTTTCTCGATACATTTTTATATCTAAGGGCTTGCAAAATATAAATATTAAATATGTATCAACCCGATGCAGGGCTGGCGCAAGACTTGCTTATTCTTGTAAACTCTTTTTCATAATAGTAAAGTTTGTGCCACAATAGTCTTTTTGGTCAATAGCACTCCAGTTAAATTTTTTATAATATTCTTTAGCATTTGGTGTATATAAATATAATGTATTAATACCCATTTTCTTGGCAACTTCAATTATGTTATCAATAAGTATTTTCCCTACACCTTTATTCCTGAATTCTTCTTTAACATACAAGCCTGCTAACCAGGGAGTAATATCGTTTCTTGTTTCCATGTCATATTCTTTTAAGCATACAGTTCCAATAAATTTATCTTGATCCATAGCGACCAAAGCTAGAGGGAGTTTATTCAAATTCAATCTCTCAGAAATAGAAACTTCAAACTCTTTTATGCTCCTTTCCGGATACAAATAACCCCATTCACTATAAAAATATTTTGAGATTTCCTCTATTAAGTTAGGATGGTTTATTAAATAATCGATTTTAATATCCATTGTTATTTTCACCCTTTTCTTCGAAACAGCCCTTTGACTGTGTAATAAAAGTAATTCCTCTGTTGTTTTCTTCCAACAAAACCAGACCCACCAAAAATTAATACATTCATCTCTCTCACCTAACCCTTACTATTAATGGTTTCTGGTTATTTTAGGTTTAATCAATCTTTAAATGCTCTCTAATAAAATTACATATTTCATTCATAGCTTCTGTCGCATCATTAAACATTGGAGCTAATAATGGATAGCAATGAACCATTCCAATTCCTGCTCGGAATGTTACTTCAACCCCCACATCTGTTAACCTATTTAATGCCCTGCCGCATTAATGTTTATTCCATGGAAGGGAAAATAGCAATTAGTACAATTAGGCTAAAGGCTCTTTTTTCGATGTTCTAAAAACCCGAACTTGAGAATTTCGCTAATGATGATAAACTTTCTTACATTCACAATTCTTTTTAAAGCCTCATTTATTTAACTGAATAATGCCTTTGTACAGATGGTAGCAACTTTATTTACGGCCTGTACGGTACAAGCAAACCTTACGACATTCATTACAATTGTATAGATCAAACCCTCTTCCTGCTTTGAAGAAGGATTTTTCTCTACATAATTTTTGATTGACCGTTATTCCATTCATGGCTTGCTGCGGACAAGCGTCCAGACATTTATGGCAGGAAGGAGGACAATTGAAACCTTTGACAATAGGGTCTGAATCGACTTCCGCATCAATTAGTACTGCTCCGATGTAAACCATGTTCCCCAATTTTTCATTAATTAAAATTGTATTTTTCCCCAAAATCCCCAGACCTGCAAGTACTGCAGCATGTTTTAGTGATATGATACCTCTTCCATGCATGTTTTCCTGATCCCACGATAAATATGGCACATCGGCGGGGATTAGAGCAGCCTTTACGTTACTGCTTTGAAAGAACTGGCATAGTTCCATAGCAATTCTGTCAATCTCTTCATACATCTTGTATGCAGTATGAGTATAAGGAACCGGATTCTCTGCTAGAATGGCATCGATGGGCATTTGTTTAATAAAAACAACCACACTTTTGCACTGACTAAAAACATCTTTTGGATGAAACCCTTGAGGGGCATCTGCAAACTTTTCAACTCCTGTAATTCCACACATATGTGCTCCCGCTTTAAGCGCAAATTCTTTGATTAATTCAGATTTCATAATACCTTTTGCTCCTTTCTATTGGACAGGTGCAAACTTTTACCTCCCATTTCGTAGAACATGGCCCGATTTGTGAAGTTTTATTTCTTTTCCAAATGCTCTGGGACATACAATTCGGCATTTATTGCAATTGCTGATAACTCATTGTCAAGATATATCCATAGGACCATTGACAGTCAGATGGCATTTCTATATAATGTTATATATAACTAACATTTAGTTATATATAACTAACTAAAAGGAGGGTTTGTTTTTTAAATGAATTCTAAAAAAAGGTTTGTTTTCTTACTAATTATATCCCTATTAATGGTTATCGGTACTATCTTCTTTTCTGCTAATTTAATCTCACTCGGAAATAGCTCAATGGCATTAGTACTATTATTCATAATGATTATCCCTTTAGGGATTCTTTCGGTCTTTATCAGAAAGTGCTATTATGATTTAAAAGCTGGTGTGCCAGGTGAAGATGAAAGAACAAAAAAGGTTAGATTATACGCTGCTGGCTATGCCTATTTCATTTCTTTATATGTTTGGATTTTACTACTTGCATTTAACAAATACTTAGATGACGATCTGTTGATGATTGGTTTATTTGGAATGACTGTTTCATTTTATCTATCATGGGTACTATTAAATCGTAAAAAGGGTTTTGAGTAAAATGAAAACTAGGATAAAGGAACTTAGAGCACGTTTTGATCTAACCCAAGAACAATTAGCAAAAATAGTCGGTGTAAGAAGAGAAACTATTGTGTTTCTTGAAAAGGGAGAATATAATCCCTCGCTTAAACTTGCTGCTAAAGTTGCCCGTGTTTTTAATTCTACAATTGAAGAAATTTTCATTTTCGAAGATAGAGATTTAGAATAGTACCTATATAACTCACCCCGTGTTATTGCACTTCGAAATACCACAAAAATCAATAATCACATCAGTCAATATTCTGGCTGTATCAATTACCGAAGCAAACTCAACATATTCAGTTGCAGCATGACATCCATCGCCGCTTGGACCATAAATAACTGTTGGTATTCCGACACTTGCTAATATTGCTGAGTCCATCCATCCACTCATACCTATAAAGTGTGGACTAATCCTTAATCTATTTGTAAATGCTTTTTCTAAAGATTTTACAATTAGCTCTTCCTTCGATACTTCAAGTGCAGGACGGTAGAAAAATACATCAAAATCAGCCTTAAACTCTTCATCTGATGCCTTTATTTTGTTAATAATACCTTGTATCTCTTCCATGACATCTTCTCTAGTTTCGCCGGGTAGTGTTCTTCTTTCTAATTCTATCTTGCAGTAATCTGGATATGTGCTTAATTCCTTACCTCCACTTATTGATGACGCATGAATTGAAGGGAAACCAAGTAATTGATGTTGTTTACGTGAAAGTACATTTTTTTGTAAATTCTCTACTTCGATTAACACTTTTCCTGCCTTTGTAATTGCATCAATTCCTTTATCAGGCATACTTCCATGTGCTGCTTTACCGAATATTTCGATTTTCGCCCACGCAAAACCTTTATGGGCAATTGCTATTTCTAGATCTGTAGGTTCAAATATTATTGCTGCATCAGCTGAGAATTTTTCAACTAATACTTCAGTCCCTTTGCTAGCATATTCTTCATCAGCAACAAATGCCAGAATCACATCCCCCTTCAATTTTACGCCTGAATCAATAATCGATTTTACTGCTCCAATCATTGCAGCTAATCCACTTTTCATATCTAAGCTGCCTCGGCCATAAACTTTGCCATTTTCATGCTTTGGCAATAATGGTTCAATTTCCATTCCTTCTATTGCTACAGTATCGGTATGGCCATTCAACATTAAATTTTTACCATCACCATTCCCTTTAAGTACGCCAATGACATTTAATCTATCTCTTTCAACTTCCTGATATTCAACTACTAGTCCCATTTGAGCAAGATAGATGCCAATAAATTGAGCAATTTCAGATTCTCCATTTCCATCTTTAACAAGTACAGGGTTAACCGAGTTGATTTTTATCATTTCTTCTAAGAGCTTTAGTATTTCTCTCCCATTATTTTTCATTTTACTCAACTTCCACCCCTTTCGTAACTCTAATAATTAACCAAAAAAGCCCAGTATGGCAGGTAACGTTCCCGGCATTCTCGTAGCGTCATAGTAATTCATCTATTCTAAGTTGCGGGACTCCCCTGTTACCCATGCAAGGCTAGCGGTGATAGTCATCGGATAACTTGTAAATAGGCTATAGCCTATTTAACCTCTTCTAGCAATCATTTCGATTTCGACTTGTGCCCCTAGTGGTAGCTCATTAACTCCAATAGTTGTCCGTGCAGGATAAGGAGAAGAAAATTGTTTTGAGTAGACTGAATTCATAGCCAAAAAGTCTCTCATATCAGTTAAAAAAACAGTGACCTTTATTACATCATCTGGAGATAAGCCTGCTGAATACAACACATTAAATAAATTCTTAAAAGACTGCTCTGTTTGAGTAATAATATCACCTTCTACAAGTTTGCCCGTTTTGGAATCAATAGGAGTCTGTCCCGAAAGGTAAATCAAATTACCTGATTCAACAGCGTGTGAATATGGACCAACTGATACGGCTCCATCTGCATTAATAGCTTTTCTCGGCATTTTTTTATTCCTCCTTGTATACTATGAGCAGCACCCGATCTGGACGTAATTTCCAGTTGGGAAGTTGCTCATTTTTTAATTTTTGTTCTTTAACAACTACAACAAATAATTATTCATCGTAGCAGGGCTTGTGGGTATGTGGGCAATGCTTTAGCATTGTCCAAGCGATTGTGGATGGCATCGGTCCTGTTTTTGCTTCTGGTATTATTGCTGAAATCGGAGATATCCACTCAGTTCGACAGCCACGCTCGTTCTCCGTTGCAAAAATCGTGACAACCTTCAAGTTAGGTCGAAGGCGCAGCCGGAGCCGCAAATTATCGTGTTATCGGAAGGGTCCAGCTTCAAAGAATGCTTACCAAAGCTTTCTTATTTATTATATACCATAATGTGCCAATGCCATGTTTTTTTCTAAATTAGATCATATGGGCATAATATTTATTGAATAGATTTTTAAAGGGTGGTATTATATGGATAAAGATAAAAAAGCACCTCTTGATAAGGAGGAGAAAAAAATGTCAGCAATTCCTAAGAAAGTACAGATTGATCGCCAATCTATATTAGACAGAATTAGCTCAAAAACTACAAAACTCAATGCAAAAAAAGGTAAAGTAAAATTAAATCCAGACAATCCCAGCCACAAAGATTGGTATGAGGATAAATAGTATAAGTGATGTCTTACATTGGTAATATTTATTGGCTTGAAATTTATTACGAAGACAAAGATGAATCTAAAATCAGACCCATATTGATTGTAAACCATGAGAAAGATTCTAATCTCCTCACAATAGCTGAAATTACTAGTTCTCCGCCAAATAATCCTGCAACGTACTTCGATCAATTTAAAGAGCCCATTTATAAATGGAAAGATGCTGGACTTTCCCGCCTATCTTATGTTAAGACTCATAAACTCCATAGAATTGCCAAAGATGAACTTGGCTCTTATTGTGGAGAATTAGATGGAGATGAATTTTTTAGAATCCTCGACAAAATAATAGAAGTAAATAACTGAGACCTCTTGCAGGTCTTTTTTGTTTTCCAAAAAATAAGCTTAAAATTATGCTCCGAAATGGAGATTCCCGATAACGCAACCGAGTTTACGAAGTTCATGGGTCTTAGCCAGACTTGGCTTAGGCATGAATTTGGGTGAAGCGTAGCGGAACCGTAAACTTTTTGTTATGTGAAGTATACAACCCCAGCCGTTTTCATTTATCTGCTACTTTTAACAATTCTTTAATTACTTTTATCATAAACTTAAGACCTTTACTTTTATAAGATACATCATTAAAATTCCCAATCAAATAAGCATCTAATCCTGGATGGTAAAACATAAATGCCCCTGTTGCCCCAACACATCCCCAGCAATTATATTTTCCTGGGAGTAAGACTGGTATAGTTCTAAACTGCCAAATACCATAACCATAATCTATTCCAAAAAATAATTTAGTTGAATCATTCTTCATTTTTTCTAAAGTATCTTTTGAAACTATTTGACCTGCCACTAAAGCATTCATAAATTTAAGTAAATCCTCATTAGTAGCTACAACTCCACCACCAGCATAGTCAAGTCCAGCATAGTTTTTTAAATCGTTCCCTATTGTCCCATCAATACTAAAATGCGCAATTGGATATGAATATTCTTTTATGGGATCAGAATAGTTAAGCATAGATGAGTTCTCCATTCCAAGAGGAACAAAAATATAATCCTTCAATACTTCATGGAATGGCTTACCTGTAATATTTTCAATGATTAATCCCAAAAGATGATAATTAGTATCTGTATATTTTGTCTTTTTCCCTGGTGGACAATAAGGTTTTAAATTATTTTTACCCCAGATAATAGCTTCCCGTGGGCTCATATTAAATTCCTTCTCCTCAAGAAGCTTATCTAGTAGTGGCCAAAAGTTATCATATAAACCTGATGTTTGTTTCAACAGATGTTTGATTTTAATATTATTTGTATAATCTTTACCCTTGTAAATATGAAGATCATTCAGTAATTCCTCATCTAAATAGTTGCTAATGCTATCACCAAAAGATAGCTCTCCCTTTTCAAATAACATACTAATTATAGTTGATGTAAATAATTTGCCAACACTAGCCATATAATTAGGTTGCTGAGGGTTGGCACGCATATCACCTGTTGAACCTTCAGCAATATTCATATGAAAATCTAACTTCTGCGAATGAACTAATAAATAAGCATTCTTTACTTTAGAATCTTTTCGCACTTGATTCCTAAACATATCTTCAATTATTTTCATCGTTACTTTCTTCATTTTCGCCTTCCTTTCAAAAGTATATTTCACATAACGCTCTTTGCATTCCCGACGTGTCCGTCCCGCTAGGGCTGGCGCAAGACTTGCCCACCCTATGGTACATTCCCAAATGCAAGTCTTGTGACAGAGGATATGTGGGCGGCTTACCTCAAAACTCACCCCACCGCCGCTTGGGTGAGTAGCTAATCTCTCACGAAATTTCGCCCTCTCAGAACCGGACATGCCCAATTAAGGCATCCGGCTCCCCATATGAGCCTCTTTACACATATGCTGAATTAAGGTTAACTAAAGATTTAGGATTTTCTAGTGGATAGAGCTTCAACATCTTATTGAATTTACTCCACTCTAAATTATTCCTTTGACTACGCCGATTAAGCCATTTTGCTAGCAGAATAATGATTTGCCTTTTATAGTTCAATAGATTTTGCCAGTTATCACTAACACCATAGTATTGATAGTGACCCCTTAGTTTAGAGTTTACTGTTTTCCATATTTCTTTTAGGGATTGATGTCTATTTTCCTTAATCCATTGAGCAAAATCTTTCACCTTTGCGTTATATTTCTTTCGTGCTGTTTTCCATTTCAATTTGAAGCGTCCTTTTCTACTTCTTCCGCAGTAGTGGGTAATTCCCAGAAAGTCAAAAGTCTCAGGTTTTCCATCGCCACGTCTTTTTGCATCTCTCTCAGCAAACCGACCAAATTCTATAATTCTTGTTTTCTCTTCAGCTACTTCTAGCCCGAATTTTGCCAGTCTGTCCTTTAATGATTGGTAGAAAAGTTGTGCATCTCTCTTATATTGGAAACAAACTACGAAGTCATCAGCATACCTTGTTAGGTATGCTTCACCAATACTCATTTTTCTAATAACTTTGTCAAACCATGGGTCAAGGGTGTAGTGAAGATATATATTTGCCAGTAACGGCGATAAGCTACCCCCTTGCGGGACACCTTCTGTAGTGTTGATGAAAGTGTCTTCTTCCATTATTCCTGCTTTGAGAAAACGTTTAACTAACCTGAGTATTTTGGTGTCTTTAACTCGGTGTTCTAGCATTTTCATTAGCCATTCGTGGTCCACATGATCGAAAAAGCCACGAATGTCTGCTTCAACTATATAGCTTACTTTCTTTGTTCCTATGTTACGGCTTAAGTCTTTTAGAGCTTCATGACAGTTTCTTTTTGGTCTAAATCCAAAGGAGAAATCAAGGAAGTCTTGTTCGTATATGCTTTCTAGTATGATAACTAGTGCTGTTTGAACCAGTTTATCTTCTAAAGCTGGGATTCCAAGCGGTCTCATTTTATTGCTTCCTGCTTTGGGAATATACTTCCTTCTTACTGGGAGTGGTTTATATGTACCTCTCTTCAGCTTCTCCAGTAGGTTGATTAGATTCTCCTCAAGATGTAATTTGTAAATCTCTTTAGTTTCTCCATCAATTCCAGGGGCAGCCGAGCTTG is a genomic window of Desulfitibacter sp. BRH_c19 containing:
- a CDS encoding (Fe-S)-binding protein, which codes for MKSELIKEFALKAGAHMCGITGVEKFADAPQGFHPKDVFSQCKSVVVFIKQMPIDAILAENPVPYTHTAYKMYEEIDRIAMELCQFFQSSNVKAALIPADVPYLSWDQENMHGRGIISLKHAAVLAGLGILGKNTILINEKLGNMVYIGAVLIDAEVDSDPIVKGFNCPPSCHKCLDACPQQAMNGITVNQKLCREKSFFKAGRGFDLYNCNECRKVCLYRTGRK
- a CDS encoding reactive intermediate/imine deaminase, translated to MPRKAINADGAVSVGPYSHAVESGNLIYLSGQTPIDSKTGKLVEGDIITQTEQSFKNLFNVLYSAGLSPDDVIKVTVFLTDMRDFLAMNSVYSKQFSSPYPARTTIGVNELPLGAQVEIEMIARRG
- a CDS encoding XRE family transcriptional regulator, whose protein sequence is MKTRIKELRARFDLTQEQLAKIVGVRRETIVFLEKGEYNPSLKLAAKVARVFNSTIEEIFIFEDRDLE
- a CDS encoding serine hydrolase, which translates into the protein MKKVTMKIIEDMFRNQVRKDSKVKNAYLLVHSQKLDFHMNIAEGSTGDMRANPQQPNYMASVGKLFTSTIISMLFEKGELSFGDSISNYLDEELLNDLHIYKGKDYTNNIKIKHLLKQTSGLYDNFWPLLDKLLEEKEFNMSPREAIIWGKNNLKPYCPPGKKTKYTDTNYHLLGLIIENITGKPFHEVLKDYIFVPLGMENSSMLNYSDPIKEYSYPIAHFSIDGTIGNDLKNYAGLDYAGGGVVATNEDLLKFMNALVAGQIVSKDTLEKMKNDSTKLFFGIDYGYGIWQFRTIPVLLPGKYNCWGCVGATGAFMFYHPGLDAYLIGNFNDVSYKSKGLKFMIKVIKELLKVADK
- a CDS encoding group II intron reverse transcriptase/maturase, which produces MRPYANDTLPGLRTRITVRTKLADIAQRARADKSSKFCSLAHLMGKGTLREAFKRVSSSAAPGIDGETKEIYKLHLEENLINLLEKLKRGTYKPLPVRRKYIPKAGSNKMRPLGIPALEDKLVQTALVIILESIYEQDFLDFSFGFRPKRNCHEALKDLSRNIGTKKVSYIVEADIRGFFDHVDHEWLMKMLEHRVKDTKILRLVKRFLKAGIMEEDTFINTTEGVPQGGSLSPLLANIYLHYTLDPWFDKVIRKMSIGEAYLTRYADDFVVCFQYKRDAQLFYQSLKDRLAKFGLEVAEEKTRIIEFGRFAERDAKRRGDGKPETFDFLGITHYCGRSRKGRFKLKWKTARKKYNAKVKDFAQWIKENRHQSLKEIWKTVNSKLRGHYQYYGVSDNWQNLLNYKRQIIILLAKWLNRRSQRNNLEWSKFNKMLKLYPLENPKSLVNLNSAYV